A portion of the Musa acuminata AAA Group cultivar baxijiao chromosome BXJ1-1, Cavendish_Baxijiao_AAA, whole genome shotgun sequence genome contains these proteins:
- the LOC135672220 gene encoding AT-hook motif nuclear-localized protein 22-like, translating to MDPMTASTHGYHLPPFRSRDFHRLHHPPQLQPFQPQQQQPKMDEEQSSLRHGNKRDNDDSSSSNNNSNSADGKQLAPLATPGNGGAEGREIIRKPRGRPPGSKNKPKPPIIITRESANALLSHVMEIADGYDICESVATFACRRQRGVCVLSGSGTVTNVTLHQPASPGAVVTLHGRFEILSLSGSFLPPPAPPAATGLAIYLAGGQGQVVGGSVVGPLIASGPVIIIAASFGTAAYERLPLAAEEGLQMQGTLGSPDLIGQSPPPQLLPPDPNNLLFHSLPPNLLNNVQVPADAHGWDGSGHPPPY from the coding sequence ATGGATCCGATGACAGCATCCACGCATGGCTATCATCTCCCTCCCTTCCGCAGTCGTGACTTCCACCGTCTCCACCATCCGCCGCAACTCCAACCCTTCcaaccgcagcagcagcagcccaaGATGGACGAAGAGCAGAGCAGCCTCCGTCATGGCAACAAACGTGACAACgatgacagcagcagcagcaacaacaattcGAACAGCGCTGACGGAAAGCAGCTGGCGCCTTTGGCAACCCCCGGCAACGGTGGTGCAGAGGGCCGGGAGATCATTCGCAAGCCACGTGGCCGCCCGCCAGGATCGAAGAACAAACCGAAGCCACCGATCATCATCACGCGAGAAAGCGCCAATGCGCTACTATCCCACGTGATGGAGATCGCCGACGGATACGACATCTGCGAGAGCGTCGCCACATTCGCGTGCCGCAGGCAGCGAGGAGTCTGCGTCCTCAGCGGCAGCGGCACTGTCACCAACGTCACTCTCCACCAACCGGCCTCCCCCGGCGCCGTCGTCACTCTCCACGGCCGGTTCGAGATCCTCTCCCTCTCCGGATCCTTCCTGCCACCGCCCGCCCCGCCGGCTGCCACGGGCCTAGCCATCTACTTGGCGGGGGGGCAGGGCCAGGTCGTTGGAGGGAGCGTGGTCGGGCCACTCATAGCATCGGGTCCCGTCATTATAATCGCGGCTTCATTCGGCACCGCCGCCTACGAGCGGCTCCCTCTCGCGGCAGAGGAGGGTCTACAAATGCAGGGCACACTTGGATCGCCGGATCTGATTGGCCAGTCGCCGCCGCCGCAGCTGCTGCCGCCTGACCCAAACAATCTGCTCTTCCACAGCCTGCCACCAAACCTACTGAACAACGTGCAGGTGCCGGCCGATGCTCATGGATGGGACGGCAGCGGACACCCTCCGCCGTATTGA
- the LOC135680527 gene encoding protein SMALL AUXIN UP-REGULATED RNA 51-like: MAVKKQNKVGQTAVLKQILKRCSSLGREGKKEEEEEGLPVDVPRGHFVVYVGDNRSRFIVPISYLARPEFQSLLRQAEDEFGFHHHMGLTIPCDEVAFRSLTSALT, encoded by the coding sequence ATGGCGGTGAAGAAGCAGAACAAGGTGGGTCAGACTGCGGTGCTGAAGCAGATACTGAAGCGGTGTTCGAGCTTAGGGAGGGAGggcaagaaggaggaggaggaggaagggctgCCCGTGGACGTGCCCAGGGGCCACTTCGTCGTCTACGTCGGCGACAACCGGAGCCGATTCATCGTGCCCATCTCCTACCTGGCCCGCCCCGAGTTCCAGAGCCTCCTCCGCCAGGCCGAGGACGAGTTCGGCTTCCACCATCATATGGGCCTCACCATCCCCTGCGACGAGGTGGCCTTCCGCTCCCTCACCTCCGCCCTCACCTGA
- the LOC103993206 gene encoding protein SMALL AUXIN UP-REGULATED RNA 12-like, with translation MGGMGKCSKIRHIVWLRQMLRRWRLRAAAVEALRRGRGGAGAASDVPAGHVAVCVGSSSRRFVVRASHLNHPAFRELLRQAEEEFGFSSRPGPLSLPCDEALFEDVLRLVSSSSSRFTHNTLEHLTKLSHDIPSSSCCCDVGRWLHAADSMPLLHAHCIADKPV, from the coding sequence ATGGGAGGAATGGGGAAATGCAGCAAGATCCGCCACATAGTGTGGCTGCGGCAGATGCTGCGGCGGTGGAGGCTGAGGGCCGCGGCGGTGGAGGCGTTAAGGAGGGGGCGCGGAGGGGCGGGGGCGGCCTCGGACGTGCCAGCAGGGCACGTGGCGGTGTGCGTGGGGAGCAGCTCCCGGCGGTTCGTGGTGCGGGCGTCGCACCTCAACCACCCAGCTTTCCGGGAGCTGCTCCGCCAGGCCGAGGAGGAGTTCGGCTTCTCCTCCCGCCCCGGCCCCCTCTCCCTCCCCTGCGACGAGGCCCTCTTCGAGGACGTTCTCCGCCTCGTCTCTTCCTCATCCTCGAGGTTCACCCACAACACTCTCGAGCACCTCACGAAGCTCTCCCACGACATCCCTTCCTCCTCCTGTTGCTGCGATGTCGGCCGGTGGCTGCACGCTGCCGATTCGATGCCGCTTCTGCACGCCCACTGCATCGCCGACAAGCCCGTCTGA
- the LOC135672232 gene encoding ubiquitin-conjugating enzyme E2 variant 1C-like: MTLGGSGGSGVVVPRNFRLLEELERGEKGIGDGTVSYGMDDGDDIYMRSWTGTIIGPHNTVHEGRIYQLKLFCDKDYPDKPPSVRFHSRINMTCVDPDSGVVDPKKFLVLGNWQRDYTMEYILTHLKKEMAASYNRKLVQPPEGTYF; this comes from the exons ATGACGCTCGGTGGTTCCGGTGGATCTGGCGTCGTCG TTCCTAGGAACTTCAGATTGCTTGAAGAGCTCGAACGAGGAGAGAAGGGCATAGGAGATGGGACTGTAAGCTATGGCATGGATGATGGAGATGACATTTACATGCGCTCGTGGACCGGAACAATAATCGGTCCCCATAAT ACGGTCCATGAGGGTCGCATCTATCAGCTGAAGTTGTTCTGTGACAAGGACTATCCAGATAAACCACCCAGCGTCCGATTCCACTCGCGCATCAACATGACCTGTGTCGATCCTGATTCAGGAGTG GTAGATCCAAAAAAATTTTTAGTTCTGGGGAACTGGCAACGTGATTACACAATGGAGTATATTCTAACACATCTTAAGAAAGAAATGGCGGCATCATATAATCGTAAATTAGTTCAGCCTCCGGAGGGCACTTACTTCTAA